The Fulvivirga ligni genome window below encodes:
- a CDS encoding beta-ketoacyl-ACP synthase III: MQHSKIVGLGHYVPERVVTNEDLSKLMDTNDEWIIERTGIKERRFADPDKDTVANMAAKAAKMALERANAEASDIDFIVFATITPDYFFPGSGVLLQRELGLGSIPALDIRNACSGFIYALSVADQFIKTGMYKNVLVVGAEIQSTALDLTTRGRGTAVIFGDGAGAALVRPSDQPGILSTHLHSDGNYAEELYIKDPGSSRPHEERQPEQILDTASFKVHMNGNMVFKHAVVKFHEVIMEALEANQLTKEDIDLLVPHQANLRISNYIQEKLGLPEQKVYNNIMRYGNTTAGSIPIAMSEAWAEGKIKEGDLICLAAFGSGFTWASALIRW, encoded by the coding sequence ATGCAACATTCAAAAATTGTGGGGCTTGGCCATTATGTCCCGGAAAGAGTAGTTACTAACGAAGATCTTTCCAAACTTATGGACACTAATGATGAGTGGATTATTGAAAGGACAGGCATCAAAGAAAGGCGTTTTGCAGACCCTGACAAGGACACAGTGGCGAATATGGCTGCAAAGGCTGCAAAAATGGCCTTGGAAAGAGCTAATGCAGAAGCTTCAGATATTGATTTCATAGTTTTTGCTACTATCACTCCCGATTATTTCTTTCCTGGTTCAGGAGTATTGTTACAAAGAGAATTAGGCCTGGGATCAATTCCGGCTCTTGATATAAGAAATGCTTGTTCTGGCTTTATATATGCCCTTTCTGTGGCAGACCAGTTTATTAAAACAGGCATGTACAAAAATGTGCTGGTGGTAGGTGCAGAAATCCAATCTACCGCGCTTGACCTCACTACCCGAGGACGAGGAACGGCTGTAATATTTGGAGATGGCGCTGGCGCAGCATTAGTTCGCCCGTCTGATCAGCCTGGCATATTATCTACACATTTACATTCTGATGGTAATTATGCCGAGGAACTGTACATTAAAGATCCGGGCAGCAGCAGACCTCATGAGGAAAGACAGCCTGAACAAATATTAGACACTGCTTCTTTCAAGGTACACATGAACGGTAATATGGTTTTTAAACATGCCGTAGTAAAATTTCATGAAGTAATTATGGAGGCCCTGGAGGCCAATCAATTAACTAAAGAAGATATTGATTTATTAGTACCTCATCAGGCTAACCTGCGCATAAGCAACTATATTCAGGAAAAACTTGGATTACCTGAGCAAAAGGTGTATAATAACATCATGAGGTATGGTAACACTACTGCAGGCTCTATACCTATTGCTATGAGTGAAGCTTGGGCAGAAGGTAAAATCAAAGAAGGAGACCTTATTTGTCTGGCAGCATTTGGAAGTGGATTTACATGGGCTTCCGCATTAATACGTTGGTAA
- a CDS encoding DUF5011 domain-containing protein: protein MKHINKIYILLFMLASFSMFSCEDEETDDVSFITNYPVFELEGDAIISIVAGGSYSEPGVVATEDGQELEVTVLGTVNATTPGQYTVTYSATNSDGFDGTAQRLVIVTSEDVSGVDLSGAYVRGTTTTTYTKQASGYYTSNNLWGDTNGVAGAFIHTGGDQILVPIQNSRFGRYEGSGTITVDGLSMSFTLLDPPNTGVTLNRVLQKQ from the coding sequence ATGAAACATATAAATAAAATATATATCCTATTATTTATGCTGGCATCATTTAGCATGTTCTCATGTGAAGATGAAGAAACAGATGATGTATCGTTCATAACTAACTATCCGGTGTTCGAGCTGGAGGGTGACGCAATCATATCCATCGTGGCAGGAGGTTCATATTCAGAACCAGGAGTTGTGGCCACTGAAGATGGTCAGGAGCTTGAGGTTACTGTGCTGGGAACAGTGAATGCCACTACGCCAGGTCAGTACACAGTAACTTACAGTGCTACCAATAGCGATGGCTTTGATGGTACCGCACAAAGGTTAGTAATAGTTACTTCTGAAGATGTAAGTGGAGTGGATCTATCGGGTGCCTACGTAAGAGGTACTACCACAACTACCTACACAAAACAGGCTTCTGGATACTATACCAGTAATAATCTTTGGGGTGATACTAATGGTGTAGCAGGTGCTTTCATACACACTGGTGGTGATCAAATTTTAGTTCCTATTCAGAATTCCAGATTTGGTAGATATGAAGGCTCAGGAACTATTACGGTTGATGGCCTGAGTATGAGTTTTACACTGCTAGATCCGCCTAACACAGGAGTTACTTTAAATAGAGTGCTACAGAAACAATAA
- a CDS encoding SusC/RagA family TonB-linked outer membrane protein, protein MKKFLLCSFVLIFAIGVSHSWAQEKTVTGKVTSLDEGTALPGVNVILKGTTKGTVTDIDGNYSISVPESNGVLVFTFIGLQSQEVEVGAQSVVDIQMASDVQQLSEVVVITAIGVEKEGRKLGYSATSVNTEELTQARTSSVLSSLQGKVAGAQISGSSGAPGSSNKVIIRGFTSLSGGNNPLYVVDGVPVNNSFTGNSSLSGASDFGNRINDINPEDIASVTVLKGAAASALYGSRAAAGVIIITTKNGSGAAKRGKKAEITVASSVVFDNVLKLPDFQNERGQGFYGSTRDYLTENTSWGSKFTGEDQPWGNIVDNQQRVKPYAALEDNVKEFFETGKTFSNSVALQGGNDKSNYYLSYSNVDADGIMPTDVDSYLRNTIAVRGASQLSEKFKSSASVNYARTKSSFVPTGQGSTVYNNVLQTPRDIPLLELRDIDNKFNNLDNYYSPFTINPWYVLKKFGSKATIDRFYGNVETTYQATDWISLTARVGTDVARTEWEQWQPKATVVGANSSSTNPGNYSIQTLYTREFNTDILLNINRDLTPDLNLGVMLGYNINQRQSINHFTQINDLVIPEFYNITNTANTPTATTTENLRRLYGAYGQVDLAFKDYLFLTATARNDWSSTLPKENRSFFYPGVNLGLDVTSALSLESNVLSYLKLRTAWAKVGKDADPYSVKSVFVQSDQTDGFINLSSPIAQSIAAYEVSNVIGNPNLQPEISTEIEFGIDARFLNNRITLDATYYDRKVEENILTVPLTASTGYTSQVLNIAKLRNKGIELLLSAIPIKTNDFQWDISFNWSKNDSKIEDLGGPKQIAVGGLSGNSLIARVGGPAFEIEGSVPLMDNQGNIVVDASGTPIANPEKQVIGTTQYDWVGGFNNKLSYKGFSLSATFDVRQGGMLYSRTASLGYFAGTAPQTLYNDRRPFIVPNSVVQATDGSGNLVVDDNGDPVYIENTQQISHTDNSLQNFWSGGGFDLDKSFFVDKSFVKLRELVIAYNLPQSILNKTPFGNVQVSLVGRNLLLWVPEENLFIDPEQTTFGTDINSEFGEFGATPTTRSYGVNLRFTF, encoded by the coding sequence ATGAAGAAGTTTTTACTATGTAGTTTTGTTTTGATATTCGCGATAGGGGTCTCCCATTCGTGGGCTCAGGAGAAGACGGTTACCGGTAAGGTAACATCCCTGGATGAGGGTACTGCTCTGCCAGGGGTAAACGTAATTTTAAAAGGGACTACTAAAGGTACGGTAACAGATATTGATGGTAATTATTCCATTTCCGTGCCTGAATCTAATGGCGTACTTGTATTCACATTTATCGGCCTGCAGTCTCAAGAGGTAGAGGTAGGAGCTCAGTCTGTTGTAGATATTCAAATGGCTTCTGATGTACAGCAACTCAGTGAGGTAGTGGTAATTACTGCTATTGGGGTTGAAAAGGAAGGCAGAAAGCTAGGTTATTCCGCTACATCAGTTAATACTGAAGAGCTAACTCAGGCAAGAACTTCCAGCGTACTAAGTTCATTACAAGGTAAGGTGGCTGGTGCTCAAATATCCGGTAGTTCCGGTGCTCCAGGATCATCTAATAAGGTGATAATCAGAGGTTTTACATCCCTCAGTGGGGGTAATAATCCGCTCTATGTGGTAGATGGTGTACCTGTAAATAACTCGTTCACAGGTAACAGCTCACTTAGCGGAGCTTCTGACTTTGGTAATCGTATCAATGATATTAACCCTGAAGATATTGCCTCTGTAACCGTACTAAAAGGTGCTGCGGCAAGTGCGCTTTATGGTTCTCGTGCGGCGGCAGGTGTTATCATCATTACTACTAAAAACGGTAGTGGAGCAGCTAAAAGAGGAAAGAAAGCTGAAATTACAGTGGCCTCTTCAGTGGTTTTTGATAACGTACTTAAACTGCCTGATTTCCAAAACGAAAGAGGTCAGGGGTTTTATGGTTCTACCAGAGACTATCTTACAGAGAATACCAGTTGGGGCTCTAAGTTTACAGGTGAGGATCAGCCTTGGGGTAATATTGTAGATAACCAGCAAAGGGTTAAGCCGTATGCTGCCCTGGAGGATAATGTGAAAGAGTTTTTTGAAACAGGAAAGACGTTTTCTAACTCCGTGGCACTGCAAGGGGGCAATGATAAGTCCAATTACTACCTATCATACTCTAATGTAGATGCCGATGGTATTATGCCTACCGATGTGGATTCTTATTTAAGAAACACTATTGCCGTAAGAGGGGCTTCTCAACTTTCTGAGAAATTCAAGAGCTCAGCATCTGTAAACTATGCCAGAACCAAATCAAGCTTTGTACCGACAGGGCAAGGGTCCACGGTATATAATAACGTGCTTCAGACGCCTAGAGACATTCCATTGTTAGAACTTCGTGATATTGATAATAAGTTCAATAATCTTGATAACTACTATTCACCATTTACCATTAACCCATGGTATGTGTTGAAAAAGTTTGGCTCTAAAGCTACTATTGATAGGTTTTATGGTAATGTAGAGACCACATACCAAGCTACTGACTGGATATCTCTTACGGCCAGAGTAGGTACCGATGTGGCTCGAACAGAGTGGGAGCAATGGCAGCCCAAGGCTACCGTGGTAGGCGCTAACAGTAGCAGTACAAACCCTGGTAATTATAGCATTCAAACTTTATACACCAGAGAGTTTAATACTGACATTTTGCTGAACATTAACAGGGATCTTACTCCTGATTTAAATCTTGGCGTAATGCTAGGCTATAACATTAACCAAAGGCAATCTATTAATCATTTCACCCAAATTAATGATTTGGTGATTCCAGAGTTTTACAACATTACGAACACAGCTAACACACCCACAGCCACCACAACAGAAAACTTGAGGAGGTTATACGGTGCTTATGGACAGGTAGACCTCGCCTTTAAAGATTACCTATTCTTAACGGCTACAGCCAGAAATGACTGGTCATCTACCTTGCCAAAGGAAAATAGATCATTCTTTTATCCTGGTGTAAATCTTGGATTGGATGTTACCTCAGCTTTAAGCTTGGAAAGCAATGTTTTGTCATATCTGAAATTGAGAACAGCTTGGGCTAAAGTAGGTAAAGATGCTGATCCATATAGCGTAAAATCAGTGTTTGTACAATCTGATCAGACTGATGGATTTATCAATCTGAGCTCACCAATAGCGCAAAGCATAGCGGCTTATGAAGTGAGTAATGTGATAGGAAACCCCAATCTGCAGCCGGAGATTTCTACTGAAATAGAATTTGGTATAGACGCACGTTTCTTAAATAACAGAATCACATTAGATGCGACTTATTATGATAGAAAAGTAGAAGAAAACATCCTTACTGTTCCTCTCACGGCGTCTACAGGTTATACCAGCCAGGTGTTGAACATTGCTAAGTTGAGAAACAAAGGTATAGAACTCTTACTTTCTGCTATTCCTATAAAAACCAATGATTTCCAATGGGATATATCCTTTAACTGGAGTAAAAACGATTCTAAGATCGAAGATTTGGGAGGTCCTAAGCAAATAGCTGTGGGTGGTCTTTCAGGTAACTCATTGATAGCAAGAGTAGGAGGGCCGGCCTTCGAAATAGAAGGAAGTGTGCCATTGATGGATAACCAGGGAAATATTGTAGTAGATGCTTCAGGTACACCTATTGCTAATCCTGAAAAGCAGGTTATAGGTACCACACAGTATGACTGGGTAGGTGGCTTTAACAACAAGTTGAGTTACAAAGGCTTTTCACTATCCGCCACTTTTGATGTAAGACAGGGGGGTATGTTATATAGTAGAACTGCTTCTTTAGGCTACTTTGCCGGTACGGCTCCACAAACTTTGTACAATGACAGAAGACCATTTATTGTGCCTAATTCAGTAGTTCAGGCTACAGATGGTTCTGGTAATTTGGTGGTGGACGATAATGGAGATCCTGTTTACATAGAGAATACCCAGCAAATATCTCACACTGACAATTCACTTCAGAATTTCTGGTCTGGTGGTGGCTTTGACCTGGATAAATCATTCTTTGTAGATAAGTCATTTGTAAAGTTAAGAGAGCTGGTAATTGCTTATAATTTACCGCAGTCTATCCTTAATAAAACACCATTTGGAAATGTACAGGTGAGTCTGGTAGGTAGAAACCTATTGCTATGGGTGCCTGAAGAGAACCTTTTCATTGATCCGGAGCAGACCACATTCGGTACAGATATTAATTCAGAGTTCGGTGAGTTTGGAGCTACTCCTACCACTAGAAGTTACGGTGTAAATCTCAGGTTCACATTTTAA
- a CDS encoding GNAT family N-acetyltransferase — translation MSKVREARVGDSGAILEILNYEILHSKSIYDYDVKSQHFIELWFEQKRQKRIPILVIEDEGKVIGYGTYDRFRPKEGYKFTVEHSIYIQLDYRGKGYGKILLQKLIDIAREQGYRSMIAGIDASNLDSCRFHEKFGFQEVGRMKDVGFKFDEWLELVFMQLILTT, via the coding sequence ATGAGCAAGGTAAGAGAAGCAAGAGTAGGAGATTCAGGGGCGATTTTAGAAATTTTAAATTACGAGATCCTTCATTCAAAAAGTATTTACGATTACGACGTTAAAAGCCAGCATTTCATTGAGCTATGGTTTGAGCAAAAGAGGCAGAAGCGCATACCAATATTAGTGATTGAAGACGAAGGTAAGGTTATAGGATACGGAACCTATGATCGATTCAGACCCAAGGAAGGGTATAAGTTTACTGTAGAGCATTCTATTTATATTCAGTTAGACTACCGAGGTAAAGGGTACGGTAAAATATTACTTCAGAAGCTTATAGATATTGCCAGAGAGCAGGGCTACAGGTCTATGATAGCAGGTATTGATGCTTCAAACCTTGATAGCTGCCGGTTTCATGAGAAATTTGGCTTTCAGGAAGTGGGGCGTATGAAGGATGTAGGCTTTAAATTTGATGAATGGCTTGAGCTGGTATTTATGCAGCTTATTCTAACAACTTAA
- a CDS encoding SusD/RagB family nutrient-binding outer membrane lipoprotein, with protein sequence MKIFKKVSLLLLSLLIVSTACEDNYLDVNDDPNNPATATVELVLPAGMSSVAFTLGGQWQVLGSIWAQQWTQSTGANQYANVDNYNIDESSYNRQYVEMYAGALNDFEFVSKQAAANEDWNYFLIAEVMKAYTYQVLADFYDKIPYSEALLGTENTTPKFDNGQDIYDNLIVKLDAALAKDRSLSNVRTVGNEDVVFQGDMDNWVRFANTLKLKIYMRQSEARANVAQAGIQALFASGAQFLEADAEMAEFIDVQNYRNPFFATQISTDGNGRGYVDIAASNTLLQYLQDNADPRLDAIYDSPAAGGPQVGLDQGDYTNPGFATAKNLSQPAVTATTPVVFMSAAESKFLQAEAVVRYGVSGDAQELYEEGVEASFAKLGVSNASDYYGAGDVYEFPATQGDQIKFIITQKWVAFANFQGVEAYFEHLRTGYPDFFVATPNNVTGDIFPKRLPYPSTEQDNNGDNLTAAGGQRQVIERVWWDPS encoded by the coding sequence ATGAAAATATTTAAAAAAGTAAGCCTGTTACTGCTGTCGTTATTGATTGTATCTACGGCTTGTGAAGATAATTATTTGGATGTAAATGACGATCCGAACAACCCTGCCACGGCTACCGTAGAGCTGGTTCTGCCGGCTGGTATGAGCTCCGTAGCTTTTACTTTGGGAGGACAATGGCAGGTGCTGGGCAGTATCTGGGCTCAGCAGTGGACGCAGTCTACAGGAGCTAACCAATATGCAAATGTAGATAACTACAATATTGACGAAAGTAGCTACAACAGACAGTATGTAGAAATGTATGCTGGGGCATTGAATGATTTTGAATTTGTGTCTAAACAGGCTGCGGCTAATGAAGATTGGAATTACTTTCTTATCGCAGAGGTGATGAAGGCTTACACCTATCAGGTGCTGGCTGACTTTTATGACAAGATCCCATATTCGGAAGCACTTCTTGGAACAGAGAACACCACCCCTAAGTTTGATAACGGCCAGGATATTTATGATAACCTGATTGTAAAGTTAGATGCGGCTTTAGCTAAAGATAGATCTTTGAGTAATGTGCGTACTGTGGGCAATGAAGATGTTGTTTTTCAGGGTGATATGGATAATTGGGTGCGTTTTGCCAATACACTAAAATTGAAAATCTACATGAGGCAGTCAGAAGCCAGAGCTAATGTAGCTCAGGCTGGTATCCAGGCATTATTTGCCAGCGGAGCCCAGTTCTTAGAGGCTGATGCTGAAATGGCTGAGTTCATAGATGTGCAAAACTATAGAAACCCATTCTTTGCTACTCAGATCAGTACTGATGGTAATGGTCGTGGTTATGTAGATATTGCTGCATCTAATACTTTGCTTCAATACCTTCAGGATAATGCAGATCCAAGGCTGGATGCTATTTATGACTCTCCAGCAGCAGGAGGTCCACAAGTAGGTTTAGACCAGGGTGATTATACCAATCCGGGTTTTGCTACTGCTAAGAACCTTTCGCAGCCTGCCGTAACGGCAACCACACCGGTGGTATTTATGAGTGCTGCAGAGAGTAAATTTTTACAAGCAGAGGCCGTGGTTAGATATGGTGTTAGTGGTGATGCTCAGGAGCTTTATGAAGAAGGAGTTGAGGCGTCTTTTGCCAAGCTAGGAGTTTCCAATGCTTCTGATTACTATGGTGCTGGTGATGTTTATGAGTTTCCAGCCACTCAAGGTGACCAGATTAAGTTCATTATCACTCAAAAATGGGTGGCATTTGCCAATTTTCAGGGCGTGGAGGCTTATTTTGAGCATCTTAGAACAGGATATCCTGATTTCTTTGTAGCCACACCTAATAACGTAACCGGAGACATCTTTCCTAAGAGATTGCCTTATCCATCCACTGAGCAGGATAACAATGGTGATAACCTCACTGCTGCCGGCGGACAAAGACAGGTAATCGAAAGAGTATGGTGGGATCCTTCATAA
- a CDS encoding response regulator transcription factor, producing MSYFRSRIVIVEDNDAVREGFSLIINSVSNYFVVNTYDNAEDCIKNLKKDKPEIILMDLELPGINGIEAISIIKKKNPVIEILVNTIYENSELVFQALCAGASGYITKNTSHSELLDAIDEVTKGGAPMSSKIAKLVVNSFQKNPNSPLSPRETEVLELLAKGKSYSMIAQELFITKETAKSHIKNIYSKLQVNSKSEAIAKATKEKLI from the coding sequence ATGAGTTATTTTAGGTCAAGAATTGTCATTGTAGAGGATAATGACGCGGTAAGAGAGGGATTTTCTTTAATCATCAACAGTGTAAGTAACTATTTTGTGGTTAATACATATGATAATGCGGAAGATTGTATCAAAAACCTTAAAAAGGATAAGCCGGAGATAATATTGATGGATTTAGAGCTTCCAGGCATCAATGGTATAGAAGCTATTTCTATCATAAAGAAAAAGAACCCGGTAATAGAGATATTAGTGAACACCATCTATGAAAATAGCGAGTTAGTTTTTCAGGCTTTATGCGCTGGAGCTTCGGGATATATTACAAAGAATACCTCCCACTCAGAACTATTAGATGCTATAGATGAGGTCACAAAAGGGGGAGCCCCAATGAGCAGCAAAATTGCTAAGCTGGTGGTGAACTCGTTTCAGAAGAATCCCAATTCTCCTTTATCTCCCCGAGAGACAGAAGTGCTTGAGCTTCTGGCCAAAGGTAAAAGCTATAGCATGATAGCACAGGAGCTGTTTATAACTAAGGAAACGGCCAAATCTCACATAAAAAATATCTACTCAAAACTTCAGGTGAATAGTAAATCGGAGGCCATAGCTAAGGCCACCAAAGAGAAGCTGATTTAG
- a CDS encoding ligand-binding sensor domain-containing protein, whose protein sequence is MSTTLRLKIIVVLCLLSLAQFASGQSYNFIKFGIEDGLAHEKIMDIHEDQFGNLWIATLGGGISVFNGLEFKNITIKDGLSSNYVRNLAVDDDGNVWAATANGISRFNGREITTFLTIEGIDQNNSINAIAVGAEGDVWFSAPEGGVGRIDHRTNEITTYELPNALPNDKVISIAQAADGSIWCISTIRGLFKFNGQSFESVINNAKFNGYLLSIYVDDDGLLWLGSNKGLLKFNPSKPAVIDDFFSPLNNVFIKYARVHDPKSFWVISAYGVLQYDNGRVNNFQSSHGFSSVGVNALYEDREGTLWVGTDGDGIYKLSNQIFIKYDSRHGLDDHTVTSITKDADGNHWFGTNGGGIAKYSGEKFEYFTVKEGLSSSYVSSIAGDSKDNIYVGSRSGLSIFQSGQFTNLDVSDGLIFNSVRCIYVDSQDKVWIGTVNGLSIYDEDGFTNYSTEEGLSSNTIWNFYEPSPGKVLVVTRQGMSVFENMKLVGSYTDPDVFGKRINMMIEDKCGNYWVGYSGHGLLKVSADGKNKVSITSEEGLNSDLIYNLIFDSSGNLIVGNERGIDKLFLSENCEVKRIKNYGSTEGFAGIQTIHNAVFKEQDGCIWFGNPHGVFKYQPGKEYPNKVEPVTYIRGLKLFYEDVQWESYVDSTSSWFSLPIDLKLPHKDNNVIVEYFGNSLNNPEGVTYRFRLLGLEKEWSPITKKREAVYTNLSPGQYTFQVKAANSDGVWSDKSASISFEIIPPFWQEWWFFIVIAVLLGIALKLYQDYRIRANLNKVLTIERIRSEELVKVRKRMARDFHDNMGNQLASITVFVNLISLKLKDKSKEVDELLKNIEKHTKSLFNGTKDFIWSIDPESDNLNEVYTYIKDFGEELFENTPIEFYSDASELEGKHLSLPSGWSRQIVLIFKEAMTNALKHSGAAEVHLNVNQNKNDFVITFMDDGCGIDHECIKKSNGLKNMKARASQIDCTVEMSTMGNGKGCLILFKGDIQSELNINSIKM, encoded by the coding sequence ATGTCCACGACTCTACGTCTGAAGATAATAGTAGTTCTATGCCTTCTTTCATTAGCTCAATTCGCTTCTGGACAGTCATATAATTTTATAAAATTTGGAATAGAAGATGGTTTGGCTCATGAGAAGATTATGGATATTCATGAGGACCAGTTTGGAAACTTATGGATAGCGACACTTGGAGGTGGGATCTCAGTTTTTAATGGATTAGAATTTAAAAACATCACCATTAAAGATGGCTTGTCGAGTAATTATGTAAGGAATCTGGCGGTAGATGATGATGGTAATGTCTGGGCTGCAACCGCTAATGGCATATCCAGGTTTAATGGCAGGGAAATCACTACTTTTTTAACCATAGAAGGTATAGATCAGAATAATTCTATCAATGCCATTGCTGTCGGTGCCGAAGGTGATGTCTGGTTCTCAGCACCTGAAGGCGGCGTAGGCAGAATAGATCATAGAACTAATGAAATTACTACCTATGAACTGCCCAATGCATTGCCTAATGACAAGGTGATATCAATAGCACAAGCAGCTGATGGCAGCATATGGTGTATATCTACCATCAGAGGCCTTTTCAAATTCAACGGACAATCATTTGAAAGTGTGATCAATAACGCCAAGTTCAACGGCTATTTACTTTCTATATATGTAGATGATGACGGCTTATTATGGCTTGGCTCCAATAAAGGCCTTCTTAAGTTCAACCCATCTAAACCAGCGGTAATTGATGACTTTTTTAGTCCGCTTAATAATGTATTTATCAAATATGCCAGGGTACATGATCCAAAAAGCTTCTGGGTAATCTCTGCTTATGGTGTCTTGCAGTATGACAATGGCCGAGTAAATAACTTTCAGAGTAGTCATGGATTTTCTTCGGTGGGCGTAAACGCATTGTATGAAGATAGAGAAGGCACACTTTGGGTTGGGACTGATGGAGACGGCATTTATAAATTATCCAATCAAATTTTCATTAAATACGATAGCAGGCATGGCCTTGACGATCATACTGTTACGTCCATTACCAAGGATGCAGACGGAAATCACTGGTTTGGAACCAACGGTGGAGGCATAGCTAAATATTCGGGGGAGAAGTTTGAGTATTTCACAGTAAAAGAAGGACTTTCAAGTTCTTATGTTTCAAGTATTGCGGGTGATTCTAAAGACAACATTTATGTAGGCTCAAGATCAGGATTGAGCATATTTCAAAGCGGGCAATTCACCAACCTCGATGTTTCTGATGGACTAATCTTCAATTCTGTGAGGTGTATTTATGTAGATTCTCAGGATAAGGTCTGGATAGGCACAGTAAACGGACTAAGTATATATGATGAAGACGGTTTTACAAATTACAGTACAGAGGAGGGACTAAGCAGTAATACCATCTGGAATTTTTATGAGCCCTCGCCAGGTAAGGTGCTGGTGGTGACCAGGCAAGGCATGTCAGTGTTTGAGAATATGAAGCTGGTAGGCAGCTACACAGATCCTGATGTATTTGGCAAAAGGATCAATATGATGATAGAGGATAAGTGTGGTAACTATTGGGTGGGTTATTCAGGGCATGGACTCTTAAAAGTGTCAGCTGATGGTAAGAATAAGGTGAGCATTACCTCCGAAGAGGGCCTTAATTCTGATCTTATTTATAATCTAATCTTTGATAGCTCAGGAAACCTAATTGTAGGTAATGAAAGGGGAATTGATAAGCTGTTTCTAAGTGAGAACTGTGAGGTGAAAAGGATCAAAAATTATGGCAGTACCGAAGGGTTTGCAGGTATTCAGACCATCCATAATGCCGTGTTTAAAGAGCAGGATGGCTGCATTTGGTTTGGTAATCCTCATGGCGTGTTTAAGTATCAACCCGGCAAAGAATATCCGAATAAAGTGGAGCCGGTCACTTATATCAGAGGACTTAAGCTCTTTTATGAAGACGTTCAGTGGGAGAGTTATGTGGATAGCACGAGCAGTTGGTTCAGTTTACCTATAGATTTGAAGCTTCCGCATAAGGATAATAATGTTATAGTAGAATACTTTGGGAATAGCCTGAATAATCCGGAAGGAGTAACTTATAGGTTTAGGCTTTTAGGACTGGAGAAAGAATGGTCGCCTATAACTAAAAAGAGAGAGGCCGTGTATACTAATCTTTCGCCAGGACAATACACTTTCCAGGTGAAAGCGGCCAATAGCGACGGAGTTTGGAGTGATAAGTCTGCGTCGATCTCCTTTGAAATAATTCCCCCTTTTTGGCAGGAGTGGTGGTTCTTCATTGTAATTGCCGTGCTGCTAGGTATAGCGCTAAAGTTATATCAGGATTATCGTATCAGGGCTAACCTGAATAAGGTGCTTACCATTGAACGCATCCGTTCAGAAGAGCTGGTGAAGGTGAGAAAGAGAATGGCCCGTGATTTTCATGATAATATGGGGAATCAGCTGGCCAGCATTACGGTATTTGTAAACCTGATCAGTCTGAAACTTAAGGATAAGTCTAAGGAGGTCGATGAGCTACTTAAGAATATTGAAAAGCACACTAAATCCCTTTTTAATGGTACTAAAGACTTCATTTGGTCTATTGATCCTGAAAGTGATAACTTAAATGAGGTGTACACTTACATTAAGGATTTTGGTGAGGAACTATTTGAAAATACGCCCATAGAATTCTATTCAGATGCCTCGGAATTGGAAGGAAAACATCTGTCTTTGCCCTCAGGTTGGTCTCGACAAATTGTGCTCATTTTTAAGGAGGCTATGACCAATGCTTTGAAACATTCAGGTGCTGCTGAGGTGCATTTGAATGTAAACCAAAATAAAAATGATTTCGTAATAACTTTTATGGATGATGGATGCGGCATCGACCATGAATGCATCAAAAAATCTAATGGCCTTAAGAACATGAAGGCCAGAGCTTCTCAGATAGATTGTACCGTAGAGATGAGTACCATGGGAAATGGTAAGGGGTGTCTGATTTTATTCAAAGGAGATATACAATCGGAACTTAATATAAATAGTATAAAAATGTAA